CAGGAAAATTACCCATTTTCAGATATTCATATACCCATTGAAACATTATTCATGAAAACATACTATTAAACTATTTTTGACTTGACAGAAACTGTTTAACTAGGGGACCCACTTTCACAATTAAATGCAACATGCATGATTTATATTATGATATTGGTTATTTCATGAGTCTAAAGATCAAATAGACACAAGAAGCTAAATTACAGAAATACCTGATTATTGTATTCGATAACATGAGAGGGGTATTCCGTAGGCACCATGTCCAAAGGTTCTCGGTACCCGGACCCAATCGATGTTGGAACATTTTGAGGCGCAGCATTCTCATAATCATCAGCCAAGAGCTGCTCCTCCTCCTCATTACCAAGGTTGTAGTCCGCGAGACTCTGGTCTCCTAAATCATCGCCTAACAAGTCTTCACTGCaatgaaaatacatacattatcgATCACGACAAAAATGGAACACATGTTGGAGAATTTACGACGCATAAAAACACTTCACAAATGTGTTACTTTGCAACTTTTTTACGTTTATCGtgaattaataatatttgtatcaCAAATGTTCATGATGAAATTGTGTAAATTGCAagatttataatgtaaaataacaatttatttcacaaaaatactAACTTGTCCGACATGTtgacaataataaaaagtaaagtttAGCTTGTCTATGGTTGCAGCAAGCTTCAAGCTTCGTTCGGAAACGGACATCTTGATACAGAAGAGCCTAGCCTCgctttgcaatattttttttaatcattgtacATGAATCTCGCCTTACACTATGATTTTGTAAGTACTCGTATGTTGCCTAAAATAATCTTCTAGTTCTCAAATATCGACCACTCTGTAGTGAGTTTACATAGGGGACTACCGTTCTTGGTGTTTACTCACACTCCGggatttcaatatatttttattgataaaatgaaAGGAACAGTAAGGTATAATTCTTTAtataacttcaataaataatatagaatttaaaataacaaaggaTCTTTTACACATTAGTTTTGAAGAAGTTTTCCTGCAATCgcttaattaaaaatcattaaaagtcATGAGCAGAAAAATTCGATTAAAACAAACCAACatgttatttcaatattaactgaAAAATTTCGATCTTGCAGTagtcaaaatataaattgaagagCTCGTGGATAataactgaaaacaaaaaaaaactaaattataacgATTCAAAAAGTTAACATTAATTATTCGAGTGACGTGAAAAGCATATACGCTTTTGTAAAAAGAGTATAAATATTAGTTACCTCCCAAACCATCATTCCTATTAATCCATATCCAAAATATGTCACATAAGTATTGAAGTATTCTGCTACCATAGTCGTGCACCCTTTTTCAAAGGCATTTTCCTTGGAACAAAATAATTCAGTTTGCTCTTGAGGATCCTTACAGCATGATACGGGCACTAAATTATAGTCGGTTTTATAAGAATCTGGTCCTGTTGTACCGCAGCATTGCAACTGGagaaattatacattttattaggtTAATAATATAGTGTTCGACAAATAGGTGTGGATGAAGCGTGGTTTCATAGGTGGTCTTAATCCTCGCCAAACTAGATGGCGGCTCGTACCTAACTAATTTCTGAGCCCAGGGAAAAGCATTTGATGCTTAACCCTCTCCGCCCGCTGATATCTATAAAaattcccaaatatgttggggtcggcctccagtctaTCCGTATCCAGCTGAATATcagtgtttacaaggagcgactgtctatctcacctcctcaactcagttactcgggcaacccattgcccttgctaagactggttgtcagacttactggcttctgataacccgtaacgactgcaaaaatatttaaaacaatattttctttctctTGGGGGATAAAACAAACTTGCCATTTTCACTTACCAATATTTCGATGACGTGGAATGTCATATTGTGAGCGGGCTCCACGAAAGCATTGTTTACTTCAGCTTTCACTTCATTTGTGAAATCAGGCAACTTGATTACCAACAGTATTATAATAGCCATCTTTGTGGCTGCGAAAAATCCCATAAATACAGAATACTGAAAgcaatagaataaataaataaacttatagaAACCGTTGGAAAAAGCAGTAAGCATCACGAATAAAAAAGATAGGTATAGTTACAGTTATAAGTGGACATGTTTGTTCAGCAATTGCTCCAAAGAATCCGGAAGAAGCAATAAGGAAAACGAAAATTCCTACAGCAATGGCTTCGTAAGGAACGTAATCCAAGTTTATTATTACGGATATTTCTTTTGGTATTTGGTCCATGTAGTAAAAAAATGCTATTCCAACACCAATCAGGCCTAGCCCAATAATCTGAAAAgtgaaacaattaaaaattattctTCATGCCtataacataggtacctaaatgaATGTTAGTAGGATATGGATCTTTATTGTTATTGGCACAtcttggtgacagacggacggccAGGCGGATCGAAAATCATTACTCGCTTTTTGGCACAGTCGAGTAAATCTAACAGTAAGTATTTTGCCATTACGAATCGGCTCGGAAGATCATTTCATAGTGATGTTTACTGAGCATAAGACATACCGCAAATAATAAGTTAACGgcacacaaaattatttttactaatatccgacacattttgtaaatattgcgAACACTTGCACTTAATTTTAGACTATTACATTTCCATGTGGATTGTTAACTAAGCAACTGTTAGTTACTACTTATTAGAATTGCATCAAGTGTAGTATCAATCAACAAGTATAGAGATAAGGACTTACCTTTATAGATTTATAAGTACTTAGATAGGTTTTGCAGATCGaaatcttttattatattaccgTGTGTTAAAAATAAGCTGTGCCGAGAATTGTTAGTCGGTAGACCGTgtagtataggtacctaaatgctCTTCGTTCTCTtctctaaaaactaactttgctgtgcccgacagggtccataattgtttcttttaattttacccaccagcctgtTACCTGTACACATTATGGTATATATTAAATCGAATCGTATTGAATTCAGCTCAACTTTTTCTGAGAGCACTTATTCCCTCAATCGgacaaaaagtatttacattCTATCCGAGTCCTTCTAATTTCCAATGGTATCGGGGTTgatgtaatattaaattaacttagTTCCATGACTTTCGCCTCAATCGGTTAAGACGTTTTAGCATGAAAGTgtcactaacaaaaaaaaaactcacatgctaatagcatttataatattagttgctAGTAAATGAGTCCAGAGATTTCGCGATAAAATTAAGGAAGTGGGAAAAACTCAAGTGGAATGTGTCAATGTTAATCAACCACTTGAGTGTAGGTATTTGGTATTCAATGGTGCTAAAGAAGAACTTATTATGATACTATCTAATAGATAAAGTGCAGTGGttcttgaaaaatatattttgaaaatgagtTATAACAAAGTCGAAAATTAATTGATGTCTTAATCTACTGAGTTTGAAACAGTACAAGAAGTTCAAGTAAATCCAACTTTATAGAAACATTATTTGCTAAAATGAAGGATAGTGTTGTGTAATAAGGTTACTGAAAACATGTAATTCTAaacattaacagccttacttataaaaatcaactaatcatcttctaagcattgttttaactaattactacttaaagcctcaagtagtgattaaatttttttacctataaacgttgcttaagcgtTTCTCAACTAATGAACggataatgacataaaaacatactaatttctcaaCACCACCTGAATATTGgtagctaaaaaaatatttgtcat
This genomic window from Helicoverpa zea isolate HzStark_Cry1AcR chromosome 24, ilHelZeax1.1, whole genome shotgun sequence contains:
- the LOC124642444 gene encoding tetraspanin-18-like isoform X3, which gives rise to MDQIPKEISYSVFMGFFAATKMAIIILLVIKLPDFTNEVKAEVNNAFVEPAHNMTFHVIEILLQCCGTTGPDSYKTDYNLVPVSCCKDPQEQTELFCSKENAFEKGCTTMVAEYFNTYVTYFGYGLIGMMVWELLSTSSSIYILTTARSKFFS
- the LOC124642444 gene encoding tetraspanin-18-like isoform X2, with the protein product MDQIPKEISVIINLDYVPYEAIAYSVFMGFFAATKMAIIILLVIKLPDFTNEVKAEVNNAFVEPAHNMTFHVIEILLQCCGTTGPDSYKTDYNLVPVSCCKDPQEQTELFCSKENAFEKGCTTMVAEYFNTYVTYFGYGLIGMMVWELLSTSSSIYILTTARSKFFS
- the LOC124642444 gene encoding tetraspanin-18-like isoform X1, with protein sequence MDQIPKEISVIINLDYVPYEAIAVGIFVFLIASSGFFGAIAEQTCPLITYSVFMGFFAATKMAIIILLVIKLPDFTNEVKAEVNNAFVEPAHNMTFHVIEILLQCCGTTGPDSYKTDYNLVPVSCCKDPQEQTELFCSKENAFEKGCTTMVAEYFNTYVTYFGYGLIGMMVWELLSTSSSIYILTTARSKFFS